tcctttcaattccattccatttcattacctccaaccaaacgccacctaaattcCTAGGAAATGAAATAAACATCAATTTCTTTGATAAAGCACAGTCTTATAAATGTTTTTCTTGAAGACTTTTCCATGATCTAATTCACCCTATTCTTTAATAATCCTAACTGAGACATTAAACAAGATTCCAAAACCCAATTTCAAGTAGTTTGACAAAGACAATTAAGGCACAAAACTAAAAAAAGCATGGAAAGTAACAAATATCTGTAGGTCACTTGCATATAAACAATAGGTTAGTAGATCATAACTATCTAAATTTcatattcaaaataatattatgaCATAAGCACTAGCAACTTAATAGATCTGAATATTAAAGGCACTTTTGGCGAACAAGTCAAACTTTATCAATTGTCTAGCTCCACTAAAACTAAATCCAGCATCAACTCTCTTTTTGGTCTTTAAGATTGTTGTGAATCTTATTCTAAGTTTCAACATTATATGGGTGGATCATTGAAATGAGAACGAAAAAATTAAAGAACGCCAactttaccatttatatttagATTAAATGATTTGTCTTGCTACACTATAGCTAGCCCAGAAATCTTAAAATATAATGAATTTCTAATGTTTTAATATGCCCAATGAAACTACCAAAACTCAGGAACATATCATTTTACATTCAAAACAACTATAACGAATCGAAAACTTAGTCCAACAGAAAAGAAATGTAAGGAAATAGACAGCACAAACCTCAAATCTTCAGAAAGGGCAGCATCTTCCTCACTGACCTCCCCAATTAGACCCAATCCACCATCTTCGCCATTTATACGAGCTCTACCCGCAATTGGACAGCCGGATACCGTTTCCATCTCAGTCTCGATCTCTGTCTCCACATCCGAAATCGGGTGTGAAGAGAACGAGCCCTGAACGCCACCGCTACCACCATTGCCAGCGGAAAACAGAAGATCATGCCTCCTAGCAATATACCTCAAAGTACTAGCGTAATCAAACCAGTCCTCATCTCCCGTCATCAAGTCCTCTAACCTCAAAACCCCTTCCGAGGATCCAAAAGAGTCCCGATTGGCTTGCTCTGCCGGCAACCGGAACCGACAAACGGGGCAGGAATTATGGTGAGCGAGCCAGGGAAGAATGCAGTCAGGATGGTAGAGATGCTTACAGGGAAGCTTCTTGGCCTCAATGCCAAGCTCGAACTGGTCCTTGCAGACGGCGCATAGCAAAAGAGGGTCATCGTTGAGAAGAGATTCGTCGACTCTAATGGTGGGTATTGCGTCAATGGAAGATTTCGAGGCTGGGAGAGGCGCAGATGGGTCAGAGGAGGACTCATCTTCATCGAAGTCTTCTGAGGAGGAAGAACGAGTGGTTAGGTGATGGATTAGGCGGTGGAGGTAGTTGTCTTCGAGAAGGGACG
This Cannabis sativa cultivar Pink pepper isolate KNU-18-1 chromosome 6, ASM2916894v1, whole genome shotgun sequence DNA region includes the following protein-coding sequences:
- the LOC133038853 gene encoding E3 ubiquitin-protein ligase RDUF1-like, translated to MSMAAAAATAGAFKATTPTNESSASGNSADNPMERNTYWCHECDMSVSLSPSSDSEQPLLCPQCFGDFLELMDSSSPPNHSFPPPFPSLLEDNYLHRLIHHLTTRSSSSEDFDEDESSSDPSAPLPASKSSIDAIPTIRVDESLLNDDPLLLCAVCKDQFELGIEAKKLPCKHLYHPDCILPWLAHHNSCPVCRFRLPAEQANRDSFGSSEGVLRLEDLMTGDEDWFDYASTLRYIARRHDLLFSAGNGGSGGVQGSFSSHPISDVETEIETEMETVSGCPIAGRARINGEDGGLGLIGEVSEEDAALSEDLR